In Rhodoligotrophos appendicifer, the following are encoded in one genomic region:
- a CDS encoding (2Fe-2S)-binding protein, whose protein sequence is MSEVTMKVNGKAVSGQVEGRTLLVDFLRVNLGLTGTHVGCDTSQCGACVVHVDGKSIKSCTILALQCQDAEVKTIEGLAQNGVLHPMQEAFREHHGLQCGFCTPGMIMAAVDIVNRHPDGLDEKTIRHELEGNICRCTGYHNIVKAISSVANKKSAQAAA, encoded by the coding sequence ATGTCAGAAGTAACGATGAAGGTGAACGGCAAGGCGGTCTCTGGACAGGTCGAAGGTCGCACGCTGCTTGTTGATTTCCTCCGGGTGAACCTGGGCCTCACCGGAACCCACGTGGGTTGCGATACGAGCCAGTGCGGCGCCTGCGTTGTCCATGTCGATGGGAAATCGATAAAGTCGTGCACTATTCTGGCGTTGCAATGTCAAGACGCTGAGGTGAAGACGATCGAGGGTTTGGCTCAGAACGGCGTACTGCACCCGATGCAGGAGGCATTTCGCGAGCATCACGGGCTGCAGTGTGGCTTCTGTACCCCCGGCATGATCATGGCGGCGGTCGATATCGTCAATCGACATCCGGATGGGCTGGACGAGAAGACCATTCGCCACGAGCTTGAGGGCAACATCTGTCGCTGCACAGGCTACCATAACATTGTGAAAGCCATCAGTTCAGTCGCAAATAAAAAGTCTGCACAAGCAGCTGCTTAA
- a CDS encoding acyl-CoA dehydrogenase family protein, whose product MDFALSDEQNMLIRTTRAFVEQELYPHEAEVERTGILRPDLAEQITAKAIEAGLYAANMPEEAGGAGLDTVSWVLYEKELGRANYALHWTCVARPSNILMACTPEQREKYLFPVVRGEKIDCLAMTEPDAGSDVRSMKCSAVQDGGDWVINGTKHFISHADIADFVILFAASGVEETARGPKKLITGFLVDRGTAGFQILDGYENVSHRGYKNSILTFDNCRLPSSQILGEVHKGFDVANTWLGATRLQVAATCLGRAERALELALQWASSRKQFGQQIGKFQGVSFKLADMAMQLKAAELLILNAAWKYDQGSMTDEDAAMAKLFATEMLAMVTDEALQIHGGMGLMSELPLERLWRDARIERIWEGTSEIQRHIISRALLRPLGA is encoded by the coding sequence ATGGACTTCGCTCTAAGCGACGAGCAGAACATGCTCATCCGGACAACCAGGGCATTCGTCGAGCAAGAACTCTACCCCCACGAGGCGGAAGTCGAGCGAACCGGGATTCTCCGCCCCGACCTTGCCGAGCAGATCACCGCCAAAGCCATCGAGGCAGGCCTCTATGCCGCAAACATGCCGGAGGAAGCCGGTGGTGCGGGCCTCGATACGGTCTCCTGGGTTCTCTATGAGAAAGAACTCGGGCGCGCAAACTATGCGCTCCACTGGACCTGCGTCGCTCGTCCATCAAACATCCTCATGGCTTGTACACCCGAACAGCGTGAAAAGTATCTCTTCCCCGTCGTCCGCGGCGAAAAGATCGATTGCCTTGCCATGACTGAGCCGGATGCAGGCTCCGACGTCCGCTCAATGAAGTGCTCGGCCGTGCAGGATGGTGGGGACTGGGTCATCAACGGCACCAAGCATTTCATAAGCCATGCGGACATCGCCGATTTCGTGATCCTCTTCGCCGCCTCAGGCGTAGAGGAGACCGCACGAGGGCCCAAGAAGCTGATCACCGGTTTTCTCGTGGACCGCGGGACAGCAGGCTTTCAGATTCTCGATGGCTACGAAAATGTCTCTCATCGCGGCTACAAGAATTCCATCCTGACCTTCGACAATTGCCGTCTACCGTCGAGCCAGATTCTCGGTGAGGTGCACAAGGGTTTTGACGTCGCAAATACCTGGCTGGGCGCCACACGCCTGCAGGTGGCAGCGACATGTCTTGGCAGGGCCGAGCGAGCCCTGGAGCTCGCATTGCAATGGGCGAGCTCACGGAAACAATTTGGGCAGCAGATCGGAAAGTTTCAGGGCGTGTCTTTCAAGCTCGCCGACATGGCGATGCAGCTCAAAGCGGCCGAGCTGTTGATCCTCAACGCTGCCTGGAAATATGACCAGGGGAGCATGACGGACGAGGACGCTGCCATGGCCAAGCTGTTCGCAACAGAAATGTTAGCCATGGTGACCGATGAAGCTCTGCAGATCCATGGTGGTATGGGCCTGATGTCGGAACTGCCGCTGGAGCGGCTCTGGAGAGACGCGCGGATCGAGCGCATATGGGAAGGCACGTCCGAGATCCAACGGCATATCATTTCCCGCGCCCTCCTCCGCCCGCTCGGCGCCTGA
- a CDS encoding SDR family oxidoreductase, protein MSNSSPLRVIVTAAARGIGRVTAAAFLDLGARVWICDADEPAVLEFGSTYPAAKAKRCDVIEESEVQRFVAAAVADMGGIDVLVNNAGIAGPTALIEDVRYDDWRRCLSVNIDSQFLFIREVAPIMKFQGSGSIINFSSTAGLYGYGHRTPYAAAKWAVIGLTKSVAIELGPQGIRVNAICPGSVDGERMDQVIASQAKATGMSPEAVRADYASQSSLRRFVDPQEIADTVLFLASPQASMISGQALTVDGHTETFR, encoded by the coding sequence ATGAGCAATAGCTCCCCGTTACGTGTCATCGTCACCGCGGCTGCACGTGGCATCGGTCGCGTAACCGCCGCCGCTTTTTTGGATCTCGGTGCGCGCGTATGGATTTGCGATGCCGATGAACCCGCCGTTCTGGAATTCGGAAGCACCTATCCGGCCGCCAAGGCTAAGCGATGCGATGTCATAGAAGAATCCGAGGTCCAGCGCTTCGTCGCTGCTGCAGTCGCGGACATGGGCGGAATCGATGTTCTCGTCAATAATGCCGGAATCGCGGGACCGACGGCATTAATCGAGGATGTCCGCTATGATGACTGGCGACGTTGTCTCTCCGTCAACATCGACAGCCAGTTCCTCTTCATCCGCGAGGTGGCGCCGATCATGAAGTTTCAGGGATCCGGCTCCATCATCAACTTTTCATCAACCGCGGGCCTTTACGGCTATGGGCATCGCACTCCCTATGCCGCCGCAAAATGGGCAGTGATCGGTCTCACCAAGTCAGTTGCCATCGAACTTGGGCCCCAGGGCATCCGGGTCAACGCCATTTGTCCCGGCTCTGTTGACGGAGAGCGAATGGACCAGGTCATCGCGTCCCAGGCAAAGGCCACAGGCATGAGCCCAGAAGCCGTTCGCGCTGATTATGCGAGTCAGTCTTCCCTTCGCAGATTTGTCGACCCGCAGGAGATCGCAGACACGGTCCTGTTCCTGGCTTCGCCTCAGGCCTCAATGATTTCGGGTCAGGCGCTCACCGTCGACGGACATACAGAGACGTTCCGCTAG
- a CDS encoding 3-hydroxyacyl-CoA dehydrogenase NAD-binding domain-containing protein, producing the protein MTDPHIKAVGIIGSGVIGAGWAARLLVRGIDVIATDPAEGAEDRMRGMIETAWPAMSKLLPAAPSKPGTLSFTRSLEEVAANTGFIQEAAPEREDLKIGLFSKVDAIADPDVIIASSSSGFLPSRLQSECKRHPERVVIGHPFNPVYLLPLVELVPGDKTTVAAMNRAQAYYERIGMHVLRLQKEIEGYICDRLQEALWREALHILNKGVATTAQIDDSIIYSAGLRWAFMGSFLTYHLAGGPGGMRHFMAQFDPTMDLPWTDLKYPVWNDTLNSRLIEGCEEQAAGRSVRELEAIRNDVLVDLMRVLQQHKIGAGSILAHEEATTYRARGQKPWTKGDSIDAPLKLYETTVSPQWVDYNNHMSEAYYLTAFGDATDALFRFIGDDEDYRASGLSFYTVETHINYVKEVAGGEPLTFTTQLLGFDRKRLHFFHQMFHARTGDLLCTTEQMLLHVDTHAQKAAPMRQEIFDTLNAIWAVHKDLPKPNNVGRQMNVPEPVE; encoded by the coding sequence ATGACTGACCCACACATTAAGGCAGTAGGCATTATTGGATCTGGCGTCATCGGTGCAGGATGGGCAGCACGGCTTCTCGTCCGAGGCATAGATGTCATCGCCACCGACCCTGCCGAGGGTGCGGAAGATCGCATGCGAGGCATGATCGAAACCGCGTGGCCGGCCATGTCGAAACTTCTTCCCGCCGCACCCTCGAAACCCGGGACGCTGAGTTTCACGCGCTCGCTGGAGGAGGTTGCCGCTAATACCGGGTTCATCCAAGAGGCTGCACCTGAGCGCGAGGACCTCAAGATCGGCTTGTTCTCAAAAGTCGACGCCATTGCAGACCCTGATGTCATCATCGCCTCGTCCTCGTCAGGATTTCTCCCTTCGCGCCTCCAATCGGAATGCAAGCGGCATCCGGAACGCGTGGTCATCGGCCATCCCTTTAATCCAGTCTACCTCCTGCCGCTGGTGGAACTCGTTCCCGGCGACAAGACAACCGTTGCCGCCATGAATCGCGCGCAAGCCTATTACGAACGCATCGGCATGCATGTGCTGAGGCTGCAGAAAGAGATCGAAGGATATATTTGCGACCGTCTCCAGGAAGCGTTGTGGCGGGAGGCGTTGCATATCCTCAACAAGGGAGTTGCGACTACGGCCCAGATCGATGATTCGATCATCTATTCGGCCGGCTTGCGCTGGGCCTTCATGGGGTCCTTCCTGACCTATCATCTGGCAGGCGGTCCGGGAGGAATGCGCCATTTCATGGCGCAATTCGATCCGACCATGGACCTTCCCTGGACGGATCTCAAATATCCCGTCTGGAACGACACTCTAAACAGCCGGCTGATTGAAGGGTGCGAAGAGCAAGCGGCGGGGCGTTCCGTTCGGGAACTCGAAGCCATTCGTAATGACGTTCTCGTGGACCTTATGCGCGTGCTTCAGCAGCACAAAATCGGTGCCGGATCGATTCTAGCGCACGAGGAGGCGACGACATATAGGGCCCGGGGGCAGAAGCCCTGGACCAAGGGCGATTCCATCGATGCCCCGCTGAAGCTGTACGAAACAACCGTATCGCCGCAGTGGGTGGATTATAACAATCATATGAGCGAAGCCTATTACCTCACCGCATTCGGTGACGCGACGGATGCATTGTTCCGCTTCATTGGTGATGACGAGGACTATCGCGCATCTGGATTGTCTTTCTATACGGTTGAAACCCACATCAATTACGTCAAGGAAGTTGCCGGCGGCGAGCCTCTTACCTTCACTACGCAACTTCTCGGATTTGACAGAAAGCGGCTCCATTTCTTCCATCAGATGTTTCATGCACGGACGGGAGACCTTCTCTGCACTACAGAGCAAATGCTGTTGCATGTCGATACACATGCTCAGAAAGCTGCCCCTATGCGACAGGAGATCTTCGATACGCTGAACGCTATCTGGGCAGTTCATAAGGACCTGCCGAAACCAAACAATGTGGGCCGTCAAATGAACGTGCCGGAACCGGTGGAATGA
- a CDS encoding 3-keto-5-aminohexanoate cleavage protein has translation MLTPKVIITCAITGAGDTVGKHPAIPVTPEQIANSALEAHRAGAAIVHCHVREPKTGKGTRNVDYYAEVVERIKAAKTDVIINLTAGMGGDLVIGDGIHPMTFGGGTDLVGPEERLLHVKALRPEICTLDCGSLNFGDGQGIVVQTPTQLREQARLIKSYGVKPEMEIFDSGNLWFAKQLVEEGLIEGKPMFQLCLGIPWGAPVGPETATYQVGLMPKDAVFAGFGIGRWQMPMVAQMVLLGGHVRVGLEDNLYLDKGVYASNGSLVERAVKIIELLGTKVASPSEAREILGLKQPL, from the coding sequence ATGTTGACGCCAAAGGTCATCATCACCTGTGCCATCACCGGCGCCGGCGACACGGTCGGCAAGCACCCCGCCATTCCGGTCACACCAGAGCAGATCGCGAATTCCGCTCTCGAAGCGCACCGTGCTGGTGCAGCAATTGTCCACTGTCACGTGAGGGAACCAAAGACCGGCAAGGGCACCCGTAACGTCGATTATTATGCGGAGGTGGTGGAGCGCATCAAAGCCGCCAAGACCGACGTGATCATCAATCTTACTGCCGGCATGGGCGGCGATCTCGTCATCGGAGATGGGATACACCCTATGACGTTTGGCGGCGGCACCGACCTGGTGGGACCGGAGGAGCGCCTGCTCCATGTCAAGGCGCTGCGACCCGAGATCTGCACCCTGGATTGCGGCTCCCTCAACTTCGGGGATGGGCAAGGCATTGTCGTGCAGACCCCAACGCAGCTTCGCGAGCAAGCCCGGCTGATCAAATCCTACGGCGTAAAACCAGAAATGGAGATTTTCGACTCCGGCAATTTGTGGTTTGCCAAGCAACTCGTCGAAGAAGGACTGATCGAGGGCAAGCCGATGTTCCAGTTGTGCCTTGGCATTCCTTGGGGAGCACCGGTTGGTCCGGAAACTGCCACTTATCAGGTCGGGCTCATGCCAAAGGACGCGGTGTTCGCAGGCTTCGGCATCGGTCGTTGGCAAATGCCGATGGTGGCGCAGATGGTGCTTCTTGGAGGGCATGTCCGGGTTGGACTGGAAGATAATCTCTATCTGGACAAGGGAGTCTATGCCTCCAATGGAAGCCTCGTCGAACGAGCGGTCAAGATCATCGAGTTGTTGGGAACAAAGGTGGCAAGTCCCAGCGAGGCACGAGAAATCCTGGGTTTGAAGCAGCCTCTTTGA
- a CDS encoding GlxA family transcriptional regulator, with the protein MKRDIAFVLFPRFSMIALFGALEPLRVANRFAGPVFSWRFVSSDGAPVAASNEIPVTAEAKLTDIGRPDLALFCASYHPERNYTRSVVSHVRRLARLGIDLGGVDTGPFLLGEAGVLDGHRATCHWESLPGFRESYPEVDATQTLYEIDRGRLTCSGGAATIDMMLDYIGRIHGGELAVRVADQLVHSRLPSAPAAGRLPAHVRYQVGDQRLILILEAMERHTEEPISLDRLAAMGGVSLRQMERLFQVRLGAPPNRIYRRLRLEHGEHLLSYSRLSVTDVAMACGFQGLSQFSRAFSRHFGFPPSSHRTEGDH; encoded by the coding sequence GTGAAGCGTGACATTGCCTTTGTGCTGTTTCCGAGATTTTCGATGATCGCCTTGTTTGGGGCACTGGAGCCCCTGCGCGTCGCGAACCGATTTGCAGGCCCGGTATTCTCCTGGCGTTTCGTTTCCTCGGACGGCGCGCCCGTCGCTGCTTCGAACGAAATTCCTGTCACTGCCGAGGCCAAGCTGACGGACATCGGCAGACCAGATCTGGCCCTGTTCTGTGCAAGCTATCACCCAGAGCGCAATTATACGCGCTCCGTCGTGTCTCATGTGCGGCGTCTGGCGAGGCTGGGTATCGATTTGGGAGGGGTGGACACGGGACCATTTCTACTCGGGGAGGCGGGTGTGCTGGACGGCCATCGGGCAACTTGTCATTGGGAAAGTTTGCCCGGTTTCCGGGAGAGCTATCCCGAGGTGGATGCCACTCAAACACTGTATGAGATTGATCGAGGCCGGCTCACCTGTTCAGGGGGCGCGGCGACGATCGATATGATGCTGGATTATATCGGGCGCATCCATGGGGGTGAGCTCGCCGTGAGGGTTGCCGACCAACTGGTTCACTCTCGCTTGCCTTCGGCCCCTGCAGCCGGACGGCTGCCGGCTCATGTGCGTTATCAGGTTGGTGATCAGCGACTTATTTTGATCCTTGAGGCGATGGAGCGCCATACGGAAGAGCCTATTTCTCTAGATCGGCTTGCCGCTATGGGGGGCGTCTCCCTTCGCCAGATGGAACGCCTCTTTCAGGTTCGGCTGGGAGCCCCGCCGAACCGGATTTATCGTCGCTTACGCCTGGAACATGGGGAGCATTTGCTCTCGTATTCCCGCTTAAGTGTCACCGATGTCGCCATGGCTTGTGGATTCCAGGGCCTGTCGCAATTTTCCAGGGCCTTTAGTCGACATTTTGGGTTTCCGCCATCGTCTCACCGGACAGAGGGAGATCATTGA